A single window of Flavobacterium sp. 140616W15 DNA harbors:
- a CDS encoding MFS transporter, with product MSSENVQTKWGQFIPLVVVFFFWGFVAASNDILIPVFKTAFNLSQGESQLVSLAFYIAYTVGSLIYMGISYLIKEDLVNKIGYKNGLSLGLVISALGTLLFYPAANTGSFPLMLSGLFIVALGFSLQQTVANPLAIALGPISTGSQRLTLAGGINNLGTTIGPLIVSFAIFGSSVDKTTTLSIESVKIPYLILGFAFLLVAILLKFSSLPDRPALVQEDAAIEGSIAKKSALQYPQLVMGMVAIFLYVGVEVSTASNLPAYMETKLGFLTHEVAPYISLYWASLMIGRWTGAVEAFTNDLSLQKILRFLAPYLAFGVFLGVNAIAKHDLTPFYIYGLIILVLIAADIASKGNPARMLLIFSTLGIIALAIGMSTHGMVSVYAITSVGLFCSTLWPCIFTLAVSGLGKNTSQGSSFLIMMIMGGGVISWLQGYVSESIGIQASYIIGVLCFAYLAFYAWKVSGILKKQGINFDKKLSGGH from the coding sequence ATGAGTTCAGAAAATGTACAAACAAAATGGGGACAATTTATTCCTCTAGTGGTCGTATTCTTCTTCTGGGGATTCGTTGCAGCTAGTAATGATATATTAATCCCAGTATTTAAAACAGCCTTTAATTTATCACAAGGAGAGAGTCAGTTAGTATCATTGGCATTTTACATAGCTTATACTGTTGGATCTTTAATATACATGGGGATTTCTTACTTAATTAAAGAAGATTTAGTTAACAAAATTGGTTACAAAAACGGTTTATCATTAGGTTTAGTAATATCAGCTTTAGGAACTTTATTATTTTATCCAGCCGCAAATACAGGATCTTTTCCATTAATGCTATCAGGTTTATTCATTGTAGCATTAGGATTCTCATTACAACAAACAGTTGCAAACCCACTAGCAATCGCTTTAGGCCCTATTTCAACAGGTTCACAGCGTTTAACTCTAGCAGGTGGTATCAACAATCTTGGAACAACAATTGGTCCGTTAATCGTGAGCTTTGCCATCTTTGGATCAAGTGTTGATAAAACAACAACTTTAAGTATCGAAAGTGTAAAAATTCCTTATTTAATCCTAGGATTTGCTTTCTTATTGGTAGCTATATTATTAAAATTCTCATCTCTTCCAGACAGACCTGCTTTAGTACAAGAAGATGCCGCAATCGAAGGCTCAATTGCAAAAAAATCAGCTTTACAATACCCACAATTAGTAATGGGGATGGTTGCAATCTTTTTGTATGTAGGAGTTGAAGTATCTACAGCGAGTAACTTACCAGCTTATATGGAAACCAAATTAGGTTTTTTAACGCACGAAGTAGCACCATATATCTCATTATACTGGGCGAGTTTAATGATTGGTCGTTGGACAGGTGCTGTTGAAGCATTCACAAATGACCTTAGCTTACAAAAAATATTACGTTTCTTAGCTCCATATTTAGCATTTGGTGTATTCTTAGGAGTAAATGCAATCGCTAAACACGATTTAACACCATTCTATATCTACGGATTAATCATTTTAGTACTTATTGCTGCTGATATCGCAAGTAAAGGAAATCCAGCTAGAATGTTACTTATATTTTCTACACTAGGAATAATTGCTCTTGCAATTGGTATGTCTACTCACGGTATGGTCAGCGTTTACGCAATTACTAGTGTTGGTCTTTTCTGTAGTACATTATGGCCTTGTATCTTTACATTAGCTGTAAGCGGACTAGGAAAAAACACCAGCCAAGGAAGTAGCTTCCTAATCATGATGATCATGGGTGGTGGAGTTATCAGCTGGTTACAAGGTTACGTTTCTGAAAGTATCGGAATCCAAGCTAGTTACATCATTGGTGTTTTATGTTTTGCTTACCTTGCATTTTACGCTTGGAAAGTAAGCGGAATACTAAAAAAACAAGGAATAAATTTCGACAAAAAATTATCAGGTGGTCACTAA
- the fsa gene encoding fructose-6-phosphate aldolase, with amino-acid sequence MKFFIDTANLAQIKEAQALGVLDGVTTNPSLMAKEGITGKNNILKHYVDICNLVEGDVSAEVNALDYDGMIKEGEELAELHEQIVVKLPMTKEGVMAAKYFSDKGIKTNVTLVFSAGQALLAAKAGATYVSPFIGRLDDVSTDGLALIEEIRLIYDNYGYETEILAASVRHTMHIVNCAKIGADVMTGPLSAIYGLLKHPLTDIGLAQFVADFEKGNK; translated from the coding sequence ATGAAATTTTTTATTGACACAGCTAATTTAGCTCAAATTAAAGAAGCACAAGCATTAGGTGTTTTAGACGGAGTTACTACTAACCCATCATTGATGGCTAAAGAAGGAATTACTGGAAAAAATAATATTTTAAAACATTACGTTGACATTTGTAACCTTGTTGAAGGTGATGTTAGTGCCGAAGTTAATGCTTTGGATTATGACGGAATGATTAAAGAAGGTGAGGAATTGGCTGAATTACACGAACAAATCGTGGTTAAATTGCCAATGACGAAAGAAGGAGTTATGGCTGCGAAATATTTTTCTGACAAAGGAATTAAAACAAACGTAACTTTGGTGTTCTCGGCTGGACAGGCTTTATTGGCTGCTAAGGCTGGAGCTACTTATGTTTCTCCTTTTATTGGTCGTTTAGATGATGTTTCTACAGATGGTTTAGCGCTTATAGAGGAAATTAGATTAATTTATGATAACTATGGTTATGAAACTGAAATCTTAGCTGCTTCGGTACGTCACACTATGCATATTGTAAATTGTGCAAAAATTGGTGCTGATGTTATGACTGGACCTCTTTCTGCAATTTATGGTTTATTGAAACACCCATTAACAGATATCGGATTAGCGCAGTTTGTTGCTGATTTTGAGAAAGGAAATAAATAG
- a CDS encoding SusC/RagA family TonB-linked outer membrane protein produces the protein MKKIFLIFMIVFTAQVSLAQVKNIKGVITDSDGMPLPGASVAVQGGQRGAVTDFDGVFSIEAQKGQTLVFTYVGLETQNIVVGDATTINVKLKSAASNILNEVVVTSLGIKKAKKALSYSAQELKGEELTRVKDANLINTVAGKIAGVAVTKSSSGTGGTTKVVIRGNSSFVNNQPLYVIDGIPLFNSSGVQPNGTFGDLAGGNRDGGDVVSLINPDDYEGMTVLKGAAASVLYGSQGANGVILLSSKKVKEGSETFNVNSVSTFESVAYLPKFQSDYTSNVGDPRTWGAKQKVEGDIKDFFETGNTQITSMSFSKATEGNSTSLTYANTTGSGIMPGNGLKKNNFGIRQTSKFFNDRLNVAVTANYVSQKIDNRPVNGIYFNPITGVYGHPRAFSLNDLKNYEVFNPVTNMMTQNYPGFAVINENNENPYWQINKQKSVDTNNFFNGSIALDYKVYDWFRLTSRYSYNRNESNFVKGMHAGSAVSLVHPTGRYIDVTTVGMQNYADFIALINTKINDDFSFNGTFGASINNSKSRGITLDSGIGGGLANDNIFTLGNFINNNGNFQSGAEREVQSVFAATTFSYKDYLFLDLAGRNDWSSTLVNTDNPDYFYPSVGLTGIISEMSTMPDFVNFAKVRATYAKVGNDIASTMTSPTSNVIAGIPLNPTVGPKRGTSLRNELKSELELGTEWRMFNNRLGFELSYYNSDTKNQFLQVPADPTNPDGFANYAINAGSISNKGFEVVLYADIIRGAKFGWDTRINYSQNKSKVNDIPSETNNGRIVLTDPGSNSYRYSLIQGRPFGVIEGVNFKKDAQGRILINNDGTIQRTSWEEVGNANPDFMLSWSNTFKFGSFTANILLDGRFGGDVLSLTEAMNDFNGVSKASGDARNAGGKQINGVRASDGTPVTSMDAFAYYTNTAGRNGVSGEYVYNATNVSVREISVGYTFNKKTLPFVQSASISLIARNLFFIYKDAPFDPNVALSTGEGLQGVDVLGMPSTRSIGLNLNLTF, from the coding sequence ATGAAAAAAATTTTCTTAATCTTTATGATTGTTTTTACGGCGCAAGTTTCACTTGCTCAGGTAAAAAATATCAAAGGTGTGATTACAGATTCTGATGGAATGCCGTTGCCAGGGGCTTCTGTTGCAGTTCAAGGAGGGCAAAGAGGAGCTGTTACCGATTTTGACGGTGTGTTCTCTATTGAAGCTCAAAAAGGACAAACATTGGTTTTTACCTATGTAGGTTTAGAAACACAAAATATTGTAGTTGGAGATGCGACTACAATTAATGTTAAATTAAAATCAGCAGCTTCGAATATATTAAATGAAGTTGTTGTAACTTCACTAGGTATCAAAAAAGCAAAAAAAGCTTTATCATATTCAGCTCAAGAGCTTAAAGGAGAAGAGTTAACTCGAGTAAAAGATGCGAATCTTATTAATACGGTTGCTGGTAAAATTGCTGGTGTTGCTGTTACTAAAAGTTCTTCTGGTACTGGAGGTACTACTAAGGTAGTAATTAGAGGAAATTCTTCTTTTGTAAATAATCAACCTTTATATGTTATTGATGGTATTCCATTATTTAACTCAAGTGGGGTGCAACCAAATGGTACTTTTGGAGATTTAGCAGGAGGTAACAGAGATGGTGGAGATGTTGTGTCTTTGATAAATCCTGATGATTATGAAGGAATGACAGTTTTAAAAGGTGCCGCAGCTTCTGTATTATATGGTAGTCAAGGTGCAAATGGAGTAATATTGTTATCTTCAAAAAAAGTAAAAGAAGGTTCAGAAACTTTTAATGTTAACTCAGTAAGTACTTTTGAAAGTGTTGCTTATTTGCCTAAATTTCAATCTGATTACACTTCTAATGTAGGAGATCCAAGAACTTGGGGAGCAAAGCAAAAAGTAGAAGGAGATATAAAAGATTTTTTTGAAACAGGAAATACACAAATTACTTCAATGTCTTTTTCAAAAGCAACCGAAGGTAATTCTACTTCTTTAACTTATGCTAATACTACTGGTTCAGGAATAATGCCAGGTAATGGTTTGAAGAAAAACAACTTTGGAATTCGTCAAACAAGTAAATTTTTTAATGATAGATTGAATGTTGCTGTTACAGCAAATTATGTGTCTCAAAAAATTGATAACAGACCAGTAAATGGGATATATTTTAATCCAATTACAGGAGTTTATGGTCATCCAAGAGCTTTTTCTTTAAATGATTTAAAGAATTATGAAGTTTTTAATCCAGTTACAAATATGATGACGCAAAATTACCCAGGTTTTGCTGTAATTAATGAAAATAACGAAAATCCGTATTGGCAAATTAATAAGCAAAAGTCTGTAGATACTAACAATTTTTTTAATGGATCGATTGCTTTAGATTATAAGGTTTATGATTGGTTTCGTTTAACTTCAAGATATAGCTACAACAGAAACGAAAGTAATTTTGTAAAAGGAATGCATGCTGGTTCAGCTGTTTCTTTAGTTCATCCTACAGGAAGATATATTGATGTTACTACAGTTGGTATGCAAAATTATGCTGATTTTATTGCTTTAATTAATACAAAAATCAACGACGATTTTAGTTTTAATGGAACATTTGGAGCAAGTATTAATAATTCTAAATCTCGTGGTATTACTCTTGATTCAGGAATTGGTGGAGGACTTGCAAATGATAATATCTTTACTCTTGGAAACTTTATTAATAACAACGGAAATTTTCAATCAGGAGCTGAAAGAGAAGTTCAATCAGTATTTGCTGCTACAACTTTTAGTTACAAAGATTATTTGTTTTTAGATCTTGCAGGAAGAAACGACTGGTCTTCTACTTTGGTAAATACTGATAATCCTGATTATTTTTATCCTTCAGTTGGTTTAACAGGTATTATTAGTGAAATGTCAACAATGCCTGACTTCGTTAATTTTGCTAAAGTTCGTGCTACTTATGCAAAAGTTGGTAATGATATTGCCTCTACTATGACTAGTCCTACATCTAATGTTATCGCAGGTATTCCTTTAAACCCTACTGTAGGGCCTAAACGAGGAACATCTCTAAGAAATGAATTGAAATCCGAGCTTGAGCTTGGTACAGAGTGGAGAATGTTTAATAACAGATTAGGATTTGAACTTTCTTACTACAATTCGGATACTAAAAATCAATTTCTTCAAGTTCCAGCAGATCCTACTAATCCTGATGGTTTTGCAAACTATGCAATTAATGCTGGTAGTATTTCAAACAAAGGTTTTGAGGTTGTTTTATATGCTGATATTATTAGAGGTGCTAAATTTGGTTGGGATACTAGAATTAATTATTCACAAAATAAGAGTAAAGTGAATGATATTCCTTCTGAAACGAATAATGGAAGAATTGTACTTACTGATCCAGGATCAAATTCTTATAGATACTCATTAATTCAAGGAAGACCTTTTGGAGTAATTGAAGGAGTTAATTTCAAAAAAGATGCTCAAGGTAGAATATTGATTAATAATGATGGAACAATTCAAAGAACAAGTTGGGAAGAAGTAGGTAATGCAAATCCTGACTTTATGTTAAGTTGGTCAAATACATTTAAGTTTGGTTCATTTACAGCTAATATCTTACTTGATGGACGTTTTGGAGGTGATGTTCTAAGTTTAACCGAAGCAATGAATGATTTTAATGGTGTTTCAAAAGCTTCAGGAGATGCTAGAAATGCTGGAGGAAAGCAAATTAATGGTGTAAGAGCTAGTGATGGAACTCCTGTAACTTCAATGGATGCTTTTGCTTATTATACAAATACTGCAGGTAGAAATGGAGTAAGTGGAGAATATGTTTATAACGCTACAAATGTAAGTGTAAGAGAAATATCTGTTGGATATACTTTTAACAAAAAAACATTACCATTTGTTCAATCGGCTAGTATATCATTAATAGCAAGAAACTTGTTCTTTATTTACAAAGATGCCCCTTTTGATCCAAATGTAGCTTTAAGTACAGGAGAAGGTTTACAAGGTGTTGATGTTCTTGGAATGCCATCAACAAGAAGTATTGGTCTTAATTTAAACTTAACTTTCTAA
- a CDS encoding DUF6624 domain-containing protein codes for MIKKQFTYVYFYLFIGLCISCKTSVPYTQNEKLDLVKRYKNDQEIQQYDLKRLGDKKYFDSINKVAEIVFQENTKIIKEYFKNKQFPGIKENGKEVALSFWVIVQHSDHDIVFQQQVLKSMRKKLKSKDVSRRNYAYLYDRVAKNKKQKQLYGTQVVWDTGFPVPYSLKEPEKLNRLRKGMDLEPIEEYLSSFLK; via the coding sequence ATGATAAAAAAGCAATTTACGTATGTTTATTTTTATTTATTTATAGGATTATGTATTTCTTGTAAAACATCAGTGCCATATACTCAAAATGAAAAACTAGATTTGGTTAAACGATATAAAAATGATCAAGAAATTCAGCAATATGACTTAAAAAGATTAGGTGATAAAAAGTATTTTGATTCAATAAATAAAGTTGCGGAAATAGTTTTTCAAGAGAATACTAAAATAATAAAAGAATATTTTAAGAATAAACAATTTCCTGGAATAAAAGAAAACGGTAAAGAAGTGGCTCTTAGTTTTTGGGTAATCGTTCAGCATTCGGATCATGATATTGTTTTCCAACAACAGGTTTTGAAATCAATGAGAAAAAAATTAAAAAGTAAAGATGTCAGTCGTAGGAATTATGCTTATTTATATGACAGAGTAGCAAAAAATAAAAAACAGAAACAACTTTATGGTACTCAGGTTGTTTGGGATACAGGTTTTCCTGTTCCATATTCATTAAAAGAACCTGAAAAATTAAATAGATTAAGAAAAGGTATGGATTTAGAGCCTATAGAAGAATATCTATCTTCTTTTCTGAAGTAA
- a CDS encoding LytTR family DNA-binding domain-containing protein, which translates to MKIKCVLIDDEPLAIKVLQNYFTNFTDFEITGTFVNALEALDFINNNSVDAVFLDINMPMMTGFELISLIENKTKVIITTAFREFAAESYDLEVLDYLVKPIPLPRFIKCINKITTEYNLKNNIKVENHRVEPHLFIKVDKKMIKINIDEILFVEGMKEYIKVITLDKTYITHKSLTALSDELPADRFMRIHKSYLIAVNKVKSIEGNRIQIQSFTLPIGRNYSKDVKSKILE; encoded by the coding sequence ATGAAGATTAAATGCGTATTGATTGACGATGAACCATTAGCAATCAAAGTTCTACAAAACTATTTTACAAACTTTACCGATTTTGAAATTACCGGTACATTTGTTAACGCACTTGAAGCACTAGATTTTATAAACAATAATAGTGTCGATGCTGTATTCTTGGATATTAATATGCCAATGATGACCGGCTTTGAACTCATTAGTTTAATAGAAAATAAAACTAAAGTTATCATAACTACTGCTTTTAGGGAGTTTGCAGCAGAAAGTTATGACCTTGAAGTACTAGATTATTTAGTAAAACCTATTCCGTTACCTCGATTTATAAAATGCATCAATAAAATCACAACCGAATACAATTTAAAGAATAACATTAAAGTTGAAAATCATCGTGTTGAACCACATCTTTTTATTAAAGTAGATAAAAAAATGATAAAGATAAATATTGATGAAATTTTATTTGTAGAAGGAATGAAAGAATACATTAAGGTTATAACTCTTGATAAAACGTACATCACACACAAGTCATTAACTGCATTGTCGGATGAGTTACCTGCTGATAGATTCATGCGCATTCACAAATCATATCTAATTGCTGTCAATAAAGTAAAATCTATTGAAGGAAATCGCATACAAATTCAATCTTTCACTTTGCCAATAGGTAGGAATTATAGCAAAGATGTAAAGAGCAAAATATTAGAATAA
- the nagB gene encoding glucosamine-6-phosphate deaminase has product MRSAIEIKPDISYKSAGKFEETRFEKIHNEIFKNSTEASIIVAQEIAQLIRSKQEKNKSCVLGLATGSSPIKVYEELVRMHNEEGLSFSNVITFNLDEYYPMTKENNQSYHHFMHQHLFNHIDIKPENVNIPDGTVSIDELNQYCIDYEMNIKNAGGLDFQLLGIGRTGHVGFNEPGSHINSGTRIITLDHITRVDASSDFNGIDNVPKRAITMGVSTILRSKRIVLMAWGQNKADIIKRTIQGDISSEVPATFLQNHGNATFVLDQSAASELTRFKTPWLVGECIWNQELKSKAIVWLCQKTKQSILKLTDRDYNNNGMSDLLAQEGSAYDLNINMFNVLQHTITGWPGGKPNTDDSHRPERANPAKKRIILFSPHPDDDVISMGGTFSKLIKQGHDVHVVYQTSGNIAVTDDEALKFAEVSNDFFADSDTKINFKSVIDFLNNKSENQIDSLEVRKLKGLIRRRESYAATRYIGLKDENTHFLDLPFYETGQIKKNPLGLEDIAIVKDIIDQIKPHQVFAAGDLADPHGTHEVCLNAIFAAMKELKPQPYMDDCWLWLYRGAWHEWDIHEIDMAVPLSPSEVLLKRHAILYHQSQKDRVMFQGNDSREFWVRAEDRNKNTAILYDDLGLAEYEAIEAFKRFDY; this is encoded by the coding sequence ATGAGAAGTGCTATAGAAATTAAACCAGACATTAGCTATAAAAGTGCTGGTAAATTTGAAGAGACACGATTTGAAAAAATCCACAACGAAATCTTCAAGAATTCTACCGAAGCATCGATAATTGTTGCGCAGGAAATTGCTCAATTAATTAGATCAAAGCAAGAAAAGAACAAATCTTGTGTACTAGGTTTAGCCACAGGTTCTTCACCTATAAAGGTATATGAAGAATTAGTTAGAATGCACAATGAAGAAGGATTGAGTTTTAGCAATGTTATCACTTTTAATTTGGATGAATATTATCCGATGACTAAAGAAAATAATCAGAGCTACCACCATTTCATGCATCAACATTTGTTTAATCATATCGATATCAAACCAGAGAATGTAAATATTCCAGATGGTACTGTTTCGATTGATGAATTGAATCAATATTGTATTGATTATGAAATGAACATTAAGAATGCTGGAGGACTAGATTTTCAATTATTAGGAATTGGCCGTACAGGGCACGTAGGATTTAACGAGCCGGGATCGCATATAAATTCAGGAACACGTATTATTACTTTGGATCATATCACGAGAGTAGATGCTTCTTCCGATTTTAACGGGATTGATAATGTGCCAAAAAGGGCCATTACAATGGGAGTATCTACAATTCTCAGATCCAAAAGAATAGTACTTATGGCTTGGGGACAAAACAAAGCCGATATTATCAAGAGAACCATTCAAGGTGATATTAGCTCTGAAGTTCCAGCAACATTTTTGCAAAATCATGGTAATGCAACTTTTGTTTTAGACCAATCAGCTGCATCTGAACTAACTCGTTTTAAAACGCCATGGTTAGTTGGTGAGTGTATTTGGAATCAGGAATTAAAAAGTAAAGCGATTGTTTGGTTGTGTCAAAAAACAAAACAATCTATTTTAAAATTAACCGACAGAGATTACAATAATAACGGAATGTCCGATTTATTGGCTCAAGAAGGTTCTGCTTACGATTTGAACATTAATATGTTCAACGTATTACAACATACGATTACAGGATGGCCAGGAGGTAAGCCCAATACTGATGATTCACATCGTCCAGAGAGAGCTAATCCAGCTAAGAAAAGAATTATCCTTTTTAGTCCCCATCCAGATGATGATGTTATCTCAATGGGAGGAACATTCTCAAAATTAATAAAACAAGGGCATGATGTGCATGTTGTATATCAAACCTCTGGAAATATTGCCGTTACTGATGATGAGGCGTTAAAGTTTGCTGAGGTAAGTAATGATTTTTTTGCTGATTCAGACACAAAAATAAATTTCAAATCGGTGATTGATTTTCTAAATAACAAGTCAGAAAATCAAATTGATTCCTTGGAAGTAAGAAAGTTAAAAGGACTTATCCGCCGAAGAGAATCGTATGCCGCTACGAGATATATTGGGTTAAAAGATGAAAATACTCATTTCCTGGATCTACCGTTTTATGAGACAGGACAAATTAAGAAAAATCCGTTAGGTCTTGAAGATATTGCTATTGTAAAAGACATTATCGACCAAATAAAACCACATCAGGTATTTGCAGCAGGAGATTTAGCAGATCCGCATGGAACGCATGAGGTATGTTTGAATGCCATTTTTGCTGCAATGAAGGAACTAAAACCACAACCTTATATGGATGATTGCTGGCTATGGTTATACCGAGGTGCTTGGCACGAATGGGATATTCATGAAATAGACATGGCTGTACCGTTAAGTCCATCTGAAGTATTATTAAAACGTCATGCTATTTTATATCACCAATCTCAAAAAGACAGAGTGATGTTTCAAGGTAATGACTCAAGAGAATTTTGGGTTAGAGCTGAAGATCGTAACAAAAACACAGCGATTTTATACGATGATTTAGGTCTTGCAGAATACGAAGCAATCGAAGCTTTTAAACGTTTTGATTATTAA
- a CDS encoding sensor histidine kinase: protein MKFDIKLQNHLWFWSVYFLLNFLRWGAYFNDYPYSFKSNLIEFSLHIPLVYFNLFVLVPRYVLKSKYIKYTFSLMLSLFAIYLIKTALTYYIISQDIWPEANREYKPFEINHIVAVCIGELYVVAMASSVYLTLTWLRERERNRSLRENQFKIKLKYLENQIQPHFFFNTLNNLYALSLESSDKVPDVIIKLSKLMEYVLYDIKGTKSVKLIQEIDYIHNYVEIEKLRFENVELSINLESDIDEVEVPPLIFISLIENAFKHGGLNNPNLKIKVNCKIIDNKTLDFEVINNFVHSQNLKTKKGIGLANTQKRLKLIYKNCYNLEYKTKFNYYIIRLQIPINNED, encoded by the coding sequence ATGAAATTTGATATTAAACTACAAAATCACCTATGGTTTTGGAGTGTTTACTTTTTGTTAAATTTTTTAAGATGGGGAGCTTACTTTAATGACTACCCTTATTCATTTAAATCAAATCTCATTGAGTTTTCATTACATATACCTTTAGTATATTTTAATCTATTTGTTTTAGTACCACGTTATGTCTTAAAATCAAAATATATAAAATATACATTTAGCTTAATGCTGAGCTTGTTTGCTATTTATTTAATAAAAACTGCTCTTACCTATTATATAATATCACAAGATATTTGGCCAGAAGCAAATCGAGAATACAAACCTTTTGAAATAAATCATATCGTTGCAGTATGCATTGGTGAATTATACGTAGTTGCGATGGCATCTTCTGTCTATCTAACACTTACTTGGTTGAGAGAAAGAGAAAGAAATCGATCATTGAGAGAAAATCAATTTAAAATAAAATTAAAATATCTAGAAAACCAGATACAACCTCATTTTTTCTTTAATACTCTAAATAACTTATACGCATTATCACTAGAATCATCAGATAAAGTGCCAGATGTAATTATCAAACTTTCAAAATTAATGGAATATGTTTTATATGACATAAAAGGAACCAAATCTGTTAAATTAATTCAAGAAATAGATTACATCCATAATTACGTTGAAATAGAAAAACTCCGATTCGAAAATGTTGAACTTAGTATCAATTTAGAATCAGATATAGACGAAGTAGAGGTTCCTCCATTGATATTCATCTCATTAATAGAAAACGCTTTTAAACATGGAGGGCTTAATAATCCTAATTTAAAAATAAAAGTAAATTGCAAAATCATTGATAACAAAACTCTGGATTTTGAAGTAATAAATAATTTTGTACATTCACAAAATCTTAAGACAAAAAAAGGGATTGGCTTAGCTAACACGCAAAAGAGACTAAAACTAATCTATAAAAACTGTTACAATTTAGAATACAAAACTAAATTCAATTATTACATAATTCGCTTGCAAATACCTATTAATAATGAAGATTAA
- a CDS encoding SDR family oxidoreductase: protein MSKVVLITGGSSGIGKSIGEFLHNKGFVVYGTSRTPEKVLNSVFPLVALDVRNVESIKTAVAKIIQTTGRLDVVINNAGVGITGPLEEIPTEEIKNNFETNFFGPIEVMKAVLPQMREQKSGLIINITSIAGYMGLPYRSVYSASKGALELITEALRMEVKSFGINITNVAPGDFATNIAAGRYHAPVIKGSAYETVYGRTLETMDEHVDTGGNPNEMAEAIYKIMQAKNPKGHYKVGAFMQKFSIVLKRILPDKVYEKMLMNHYKL from the coding sequence ATGAGTAAAGTAGTGCTGATTACAGGCGGATCTTCGGGAATTGGAAAATCTATTGGTGAATTTTTACATAATAAAGGATTTGTGGTGTATGGAACGAGTAGAACTCCTGAGAAGGTTTTAAATTCTGTTTTTCCTTTAGTCGCTTTGGATGTTCGTAATGTGGAGTCAATTAAGACCGCTGTTGCGAAAATTATTCAAACTACGGGGCGTTTAGATGTTGTTATTAATAATGCAGGTGTTGGGATTACTGGCCCTTTGGAAGAAATTCCAACTGAAGAAATCAAAAATAATTTTGAGACTAATTTTTTTGGTCCTATTGAGGTTATGAAAGCTGTTTTGCCACAAATGCGTGAGCAAAAATCAGGATTGATTATTAATATCACTTCTATTGCTGGATATATGGGATTGCCTTATAGAAGTGTTTATTCGGCTTCTAAAGGGGCGCTTGAACTAATTACTGAAGCTTTACGAATGGAAGTGAAGTCTTTTGGTATTAATATTACCAATGTTGCTCCAGGGGATTTTGCTACTAATATTGCTGCTGGTCGTTATCATGCTCCTGTAATAAAAGGTTCTGCTTACGAAACGGTGTACGGGCGTACGCTTGAAACGATGGATGAGCATGTTGATACGGGTGGAAATCCTAATGAAATGGCTGAAGCGATTTACAAAATTATGCAAGCCAAAAATCCAAAAGGACATTATAAAGTGGGAGCGTTTATGCAGAAATTTTCTATTGTTTTGAAGCGCATTCTTCCTGATAAAGTTTATGAAAAGATGTTAATGAATCATTATAAGTTGTAA